AGCTGGCCTCGGGGGAATGGATCGCCGCTTACGCCCTGACGGAGCCCAACGCCGGTTCGGACGCCCTGGCCGGCCGCGCCTCGGCCGTCCTGACGCCGGACGGGCGTCACTACCGACTCAACGGGACCAAGATCTGGATCACCAACGCCGGTCTGGCGGACGTCTTCATCGTGTTCGCCAAGATCGATGGGGAGAAGATGTCCTGCTTCATCGTCGAGCGAGACTTCCCGGGCGTCTCGACGGGCAAGGAAGAGAAGAAGATGGGCATCAAGGGTTCGAGCACCCGGTCTCTGATCCTGGAAGACGCCCTCGTCCCCGTGGAGAACCTCCTCGGCGAGCCCGGCATCGGCCATAAGATTGCTCTGAACATCCTGAACCTGGGCCGCTTCAAGCTGGGGGCTTCTTGCGTAGGGGGTTGTAAGGAAGCCATCCACCATGCGGCCCGGTATGCGGCCGAGCGGTATCAGTTCGGTCAACCCATCGGGAACTTCGGGGCCATCCAGCACAAGCTGGCCGAGATGGTCGTGCGGGCCTGGGTCGGCGAGAGCATGGTCTACCGGACGGCGGGCCTGCTGGACCGGGCCCTCCAGGGAAGCTCCTACAGCGACCCGGCCGACATCCTGAAGCGGATCGAGGACTACGCCGTCGAGTGCTCCATCATCAAGGTGGCGATCAGCGAGTTTCTGGACTATGTCGTGGACGAGTTCGTCCAGATTTACGGGGGCTTCGGATACAGTGCCGAGTATCCCCCGGAGCGGGCCTACCGGGACGCCCGGATCAACCGGATCTTCGAGGGCACCAACGAGATCAACCGCCTGGTCATCCTCCAGATGATCATGCGGAAAGCCCTTCGGGGCCAACTGGACTTGGTGCGGGCCGTCGCCGAGGTCCAGAAGGACATCCTGGTCCCCCTGCGACCCGGCTTCGATACGGGGCCATGGGCGGCGGAACGGGCCATGCTCCAGCAAGCCCGGAAGATCTTCCTCATCCTGGCGGGCAAGGCCTACGAGCGGTTCCTGGACCAGTTGGCCGACCAGCAGGAGATGATCTTCATCCTGAGTGACCTGGCGATAGACATTTACGCCATGGAAAGCGCCCTCCTGCGGACGATGAAGCTGGAGGCCTCGGGGCGGTCCATCGACCTCGAGCGGGACATCGTGCAGGTCTTCTTCCAGGACGTGTGGTCTCGTCTGGACGGCTACATCCGGGAAGCCGTCCCCCTGCTGGCCGAGGGGGATGATCGGCGGGCTTTGTGGGGCGCCCTCCGGAAGTACCAGTGGGCCGAGCCCCAGAATGCCGTCGCCGCCCGTCGGCGAATCGCCCGGGCCTGCCTGGCGCAAAAGCGGTATCCCCTGACCGTGTAAGCGGATACGATGGACGTAAAGCGCTGGGGTTTGTCCTTACTCGTGGCCATTTTATTGGGCCTCTTGGGACTCTCGGGCGGACCCGACTACCGCCGGCGGCCCCTGCGGGTCCTCTGCATCGGCGACGACTGGGTCGCCTCGGAGGTCCCGTTTCATCTGTGGCAGTCTCTTCAAGCCCGGCTCGGACCGGTCGAGGTCTTCAACGAGGGTCGCCTCCAGCATAGCGCCCACGACATCTTACAGTTCACAAAGAATGACTATGAAGGGCTGGCCGACCTCCGGCCCGACGTCGCCCTGATCCTCGTCGGCGTCCAGGACGGCCTCCGGGGATACCCGACGCTTTATCGGCTGTGCGATGACGTGCGGCGGACCATTCGATTGGCGAAGACGTGGCAGAATCCGGAAGGCCGCCCGACCCTCGTGATCCTGACGCCCCTGCCCGATCAGGTCTTGCCCGGGGGTGCCCCGGCGCCCGCCGAGTTTACTCGGCGGGCTCGGGCTGAGATGAACCCCTGCTTTCAGGACATCGCCGACCGGGAGGGTATCCCCTTGGTCGACCTGGAGGCCCTGCCCATACCCGACGACCCAACGCCGGAGGCCCTCTCCCGCTGGCTGGCCCGGGCGTGGTTCCGGACCCTGATGCCCTATACGGGCCTCCGGACCCTGCCGGACCCGGCCCAGGGGACGGAGTGACGGGTCCATCGGCTTGGGCCGACGGGCAAACGAATTGCCGAATTCCCGAACTCCCGACCGAAGAGGCCGATGCTGGGACGACGTCCGTTCCCCCGCGTGAAGGTGTGCGGCATCACGCGGCCTGC
The window above is part of the bacterium HR11 genome. Proteins encoded here:
- the fadE gene encoding putative acyl-CoA dehydrogenase; translated protein: MTVRTEAEVMLQRGAHFLIQDVPPEAVFTPEDLSEEQRMIKATAYEFMDREVFPNIERLEHQDLDLLRQLMRKCGELGLLSVDIPEEYGGLGLDKVSSAVVAEAVGRYASFAATHGGHTGIGTLPIVFFGNEAQKRKYLPKLASGEWIAAYALTEPNAGSDALAGRASAVLTPDGRHYRLNGTKIWITNAGLADVFIVFAKIDGEKMSCFIVERDFPGVSTGKEEKKMGIKGSSTRSLILEDALVPVENLLGEPGIGHKIALNILNLGRFKLGASCVGGCKEAIHHAARYAAERYQFGQPIGNFGAIQHKLAEMVVRAWVGESMVYRTAGLLDRALQGSSYSDPADILKRIEDYAVECSIIKVAISEFLDYVVDEFVQIYGGFGYSAEYPPERAYRDARINRIFEGTNEINRLVILQMIMRKALRGQLDLVRAVAEVQKDILVPLRPGFDTGPWAAERAMLQQARKIFLILAGKAYERFLDQLADQQEMIFILSDLAIDIYAMESALLRTMKLEASGRSIDLERDIVQVFFQDVWSRLDGYIREAVPLLAEGDDRRALWGALRKYQWAEPQNAVAARRRIARACLAQKRYPLTV